One Methylobacterium oryzae DNA window includes the following coding sequences:
- a CDS encoding relaxase, translating to MILKGSQRGGGQDLAAHLMRMDDMPRGIAREGMRDPRNFTLAEWQQAKRQGQDPRWLKAVVQSCWLASDSGPAFSRALEEHGCFIARGDRRGHVIIDHDGEVHSLPRVLGLKTKDVKARLGDGDALPSVEATRKALAERMTPAIKRHVAESRTKFQKSAATLAHAKMEMTHRHRDGRARLDQDQTRTWDAETKARAARLPKGLRGLWHRITGQYQKVRSQNEAEAKASLERQAQERQQLIDRQREERARLQVEFKSLRKRQAEELLELRRELGRFFKFSRGLDPGPARKREMSIGLALGC from the coding sequence ATGATCTTGAAAGGCTCGCAGCGTGGCGGCGGCCAGGACCTTGCCGCCCACCTCATGAGGATGGACGACATGCCGCGCGGTATCGCGCGCGAAGGCATGCGCGATCCGCGCAACTTCACCCTGGCCGAATGGCAACAGGCCAAGCGCCAGGGGCAAGACCCACGCTGGCTCAAGGCTGTCGTGCAGTCCTGCTGGCTGGCGTCCGATAGCGGTCCTGCCTTTTCCCGTGCGCTCGAAGAGCATGGCTGCTTCATCGCGCGCGGCGACCGGCGCGGCCATGTCATCATCGACCATGACGGCGAAGTGCATTCGCTCCCGCGCGTCCTCGGCCTCAAAACCAAGGATGTAAAAGCGCGCCTTGGTGATGGCGATGCTCTGCCCTCCGTCGAGGCCACCCGCAAGGCGCTGGCCGAGCGCATGACACCGGCGATCAAGCGACACGTCGCGGAGTCGCGAACCAAGTTCCAGAAATCTGCTGCTACGCTTGCCCACGCCAAGATGGAAATGACCCACCGCCACCGCGATGGGCGCGCCAGGCTCGACCAGGATCAGACGCGCACCTGGGACGCCGAAACGAAGGCGAGAGCGGCGCGACTGCCCAAAGGCCTGCGCGGCCTATGGCACCGGATCACCGGCCAATATCAGAAAGTCCGTTCGCAGAACGAAGCGGAAGCGAAAGCAAGCCTGGAGCGGCAGGCGCAAGAGCGCCAGCAACTTATCGACCGGCAGCGCGAAGAGCGGGCCCGCCTTCAGGTCGAATTCAAATCCCTGCGCAAGCGCCAAGCCGAAGAGCTGCTGGAATTGCGGCGTGAGCTTGGGCGCTTCTTTAAATTCTCGCGCGGTCTTGATCCTGGACCAGCCCGCAAGCGCGAGATGTCTATCGGGCTGGCCCTGGGGTGCTAG
- a CDS encoding arsenic transporter, whose protein sequence is MLALVIFLVTLVFVIWQPKGLGIGWSALIGAAVALALGVIHLSDIPVVWHIVWDATFTFVALIIISLLLDEAGFFHWAALHIARWGGGRGRLLFPLVILLGAAIAAVFANDGAALLLTPIVLAILLRLNFKPSAALAFIIACGFVADSTSLPLVISNLVNIVSANYFDVTFGRYAAVMVPVNLVSLAATLIVLWAYFRKAVPTRYPVDELEPPRDAIRDPVVFRAAFPLLGVLLLAYFLTAPFGVPVSAVTCAGAAVLLGLAIRGRVIPIRKVLTGAPWQIVLFSLGMYLVVYGLRNAGLTDELAKGLVWLAGHGPVAATIGTGFAAAILSSVMNNMPSVLIGALSIQQASDLAPLTRELMVYANVIGCDLGPKFTPIGSLATLLWLHVLETKGQKITWGQYMKVGLVITPPVLLATLAALALWLPILGTK, encoded by the coding sequence ATGCTCGCGCTTGTCATCTTCCTTGTCACTCTCGTGTTCGTCATCTGGCAACCCAAAGGTCTCGGGATCGGATGGAGCGCTCTGATCGGCGCAGCCGTCGCTCTAGCTCTCGGCGTCATCCATCTCAGCGATATCCCGGTCGTCTGGCATATCGTCTGGGATGCCACTTTCACCTTCGTCGCCCTCATCATCATCTCGCTTTTGCTCGATGAGGCGGGTTTCTTCCATTGGGCGGCTTTGCATATTGCAAGGTGGGGCGGCGGCAGGGGCCGACTTCTCTTCCCTCTGGTCATTCTGCTCGGCGCGGCCATTGCGGCCGTGTTCGCCAATGACGGCGCTGCGCTACTGCTGACCCCGATCGTGCTGGCGATCCTGCTGAGGCTGAACTTCAAGCCGAGTGCCGCTCTCGCCTTCATCATCGCCTGCGGGTTCGTCGCGGACTCGACCAGTCTGCCGCTCGTGATCTCGAACCTCGTCAACATCGTCTCGGCCAATTACTTTGACGTGACGTTCGGGCGCTATGCCGCCGTGATGGTTCCGGTGAACCTCGTTTCTCTCGCCGCGACTCTGATTGTGCTGTGGGCGTATTTCCGAAAAGCCGTGCCTACGCGCTATCCGGTCGATGAGCTGGAACCACCGCGCGATGCGATCCGCGATCCGGTCGTGTTCCGAGCCGCCTTCCCGCTCCTTGGTGTGCTGCTGCTGGCCTACTTCCTCACCGCGCCGTTCGGCGTCCCGGTGTCGGCCGTCACATGTGCCGGCGCTGCCGTTCTGCTCGGCCTCGCCATTCGCGGCCGTGTCATCCCGATTAGGAAGGTTCTGACGGGTGCGCCCTGGCAGATCGTTCTCTTCAGCCTCGGCATGTACCTGGTTGTGTACGGCCTGCGAAATGCCGGGCTGACCGACGAGCTGGCGAAGGGTCTGGTCTGGCTTGCCGGTCACGGTCCGGTCGCAGCGACGATCGGAACCGGCTTTGCCGCCGCGATCTTGTCCTCAGTCATGAACAACATGCCGAGCGTGTTGATCGGGGCTCTCTCAATTCAGCAAGCTTCGGACCTGGCGCCGCTGACCCGCGAATTGATGGTCTATGCCAACGTGATCGGCTGCGACCTCGGACCGAAATTCACACCGATCGGCAGCCTCGCAACGCTGCTCTGGCTGCATGTGCTCGAAACCAAGGGCCAGAAGATCACCTGGGGCCAGTACATGAAGGTCGGCCTCGTCATCACGCCCCCTGTGCTGCTGGCGACACTCGCAGCCCTAGCTCTGTGGCTTCCGATCCTTGGGACAAAGTAG
- the arsC gene encoding arsenate reductase (glutaredoxin) (This arsenate reductase requires both glutathione and glutaredoxin to convert arsenate to arsenite, after which the efflux transporter formed by ArsA and ArsB can extrude the arsenite from the cell, providing resistance.) gives MDVIIYHNPDCGTSRNTLAMIRNAGIEPHVIEYLKTPPARALLVQLLERAGLSVRGVLREKGTPYAELGLSDPKLTDEQLLDAIEAHPILINRPLVVTPLGVRLCRPSEAALDLLPRQRGAFTKEDGERVVDESGCRVSSAQTANP, from the coding sequence ATGGACGTTATTATCTACCATAATCCGGACTGCGGCACGTCCCGCAACACGCTGGCGATGATCCGCAATGCCGGGATCGAGCCGCATGTGATTGAGTACTTGAAAACGCCTCCGGCGAGAGCGCTGCTTGTGCAGCTCCTGGAACGCGCAGGCCTGTCGGTGCGCGGGGTCCTGCGCGAGAAAGGCACGCCATACGCGGAGCTGGGTCTTTCCGATCCGAAGCTGACGGACGAGCAACTGCTCGATGCGATCGAGGCGCACCCGATCCTGATAAACCGCCCGCTTGTCGTCACCCCGCTAGGCGTGCGTCTCTGCCGACCCTCTGAAGCTGCGCTGGACCTTCTTCCTAGGCAGCGCGGAGCGTTCACCAAAGAAGACGGCGAACGCGTCGTAGATGAGAGCGGCTGCCGCGTCTCCTCCGCTCAGACAGCCAACCCATAA
- the arsH gene encoding arsenical resistance protein ArsH, which produces MDKPDQSFADGTPNLSEAHFETPTSERLGAMKPFEHAPRFLILYGSLRERSFSRFLAYEAARLLEAMGGKVRIYDAHGLPLPDDTTADHPKVQELRNLSIWSEGQVWVSPERHGNLTGVMKSQIDWLPLSEGSVRPTQGRTLAVMQVSGGSQSFNAVNALRVLGRWMRMITIPNQSSVPMAYKEFDDAGRMKPGPLYDRVVDVCEELMKFTLLTRERADYLVDRYSERKEREPNRLKAVAADIGFVKR; this is translated from the coding sequence TTGGACAAGCCCGATCAATCCTTCGCAGATGGAACGCCGAACCTTTCAGAGGCGCACTTCGAGACCCCGACAAGCGAGCGCCTTGGCGCAATGAAGCCGTTCGAGCACGCGCCCCGCTTCTTGATTTTGTATGGCTCCCTGCGCGAGCGGTCTTTCAGCCGCTTCCTCGCATACGAGGCCGCCCGTCTGCTCGAAGCCATGGGCGGTAAGGTGCGGATTTACGATGCGCACGGCCTTCCATTGCCCGATGACACGACCGCCGATCACCCGAAGGTGCAGGAACTTCGCAATCTTTCAATCTGGTCCGAGGGTCAGGTGTGGGTGAGCCCCGAGCGGCATGGCAATCTGACAGGCGTCATGAAAAGCCAGATCGATTGGCTCCCGCTTTCCGAGGGCAGCGTGCGACCGACACAGGGCCGGACCCTTGCCGTCATGCAGGTGTCTGGCGGTTCGCAGAGTTTCAACGCCGTGAACGCGCTACGCGTGCTCGGGCGGTGGATGCGGATGATCACGATCCCGAACCAATCTTCGGTGCCAATGGCCTACAAGGAGTTCGATGATGCAGGCCGTATGAAGCCGGGGCCGCTATACGATCGCGTTGTGGACGTGTGTGAGGAGCTGATGAAATTTACGCTGCTTACCCGCGAGCGGGCAGATTACCTTGTGGATCGCTATAGCGAGCGAAAAGAGCGGGAGCCCAATCGTTTAAAGGCCGTGGCAGCCGATATCGGCTTCGTCAAACGCTAG
- a CDS encoding type II toxin-antitoxin system RelE/ParE family toxin, which produces MGNSARARFTPLARSDLEEIWRYTVGQWSADQADRYHQDIVNAATELANGAKIGRAVEVRAGYLKYRVGSHFIFYRRTDAGIDVIRVLHQRMDTDSHI; this is translated from the coding sequence ATGGGCAATAGCGCCCGCGCCAGGTTCACACCCCTCGCCCGTTCGGACCTGGAAGAAATCTGGCGGTACACGGTTGGGCAATGGTCGGCGGATCAGGCAGACCGCTATCATCAGGACATCGTCAACGCTGCGACGGAACTGGCCAACGGCGCAAAGATCGGCCGTGCTGTCGAGGTTCGAGCCGGATATCTAAAATATCGCGTTGGATCGCATTTCATATTTTACCGGCGGACGGATGCCGGGATCGACGTGATCCGCGTCCTGCATCAGCGGATGGATACGGACAGCCATATCTGA
- a CDS encoding type II toxin-antitoxin system ParD family antitoxin yields the protein MARNTSISLGDHFAQFIDRQVEGGRYGSASDVVRAGLRLLEEREAKVAALQAALIAGEESGPAEELDSPAFLTEMRAKHGQ from the coding sequence ATGGCACGGAACACATCGATCTCGCTTGGAGACCATTTCGCCCAGTTCATCGACCGGCAGGTTGAAGGCGGCCGCTACGGTTCCGCCAGTGACGTGGTGCGCGCAGGCCTTCGCTTGTTGGAAGAGCGGGAAGCCAAGGTCGCCGCGCTTCAAGCCGCCCTCATTGCTGGCGAAGAGTCCGGCCCTGCGGAAGAACTCGACAGTCCCGCATTTCTAACGGAGATGCGGGCGAAGCATGGGCAATAG
- a CDS encoding arsenate reductase ArsC translates to MPDRVYNVLFLCTGNSARSILAEAMLNKDGQGRFRAFSAGSQPKGEPHPLALQTLAETDYPTDGLRSKSWDEFAVPGAPVMNFVFTVCDNAAGETCPFWPGQPVTAHWGIEDPAAAEGSEMQRKAAFITAQRFLKNRIAAFVALPVASLDQVALSAKVREIGQLEGATSPRPEVA, encoded by the coding sequence ATGCCTGATCGCGTCTACAACGTCCTGTTCCTATGCACCGGCAATTCGGCCCGATCGATTCTTGCCGAAGCCATGCTCAACAAGGATGGGCAGGGTCGCTTCCGGGCGTTTTCAGCAGGCAGCCAGCCCAAGGGCGAGCCGCATCCGCTCGCGCTGCAGACGCTTGCCGAAACTGATTACCCAACGGACGGGCTGCGCTCGAAATCGTGGGACGAGTTCGCCGTGCCGGGTGCTCCGGTGATGAATTTCGTTTTCACCGTCTGTGACAACGCAGCCGGAGAGACCTGCCCCTTCTGGCCGGGCCAGCCTGTTACGGCGCATTGGGGCATCGAAGACCCCGCCGCCGCCGAGGGCAGCGAAATGCAGCGCAAGGCGGCCTTCATCACTGCGCAGCGCTTCCTCAAGAACCGGATTGCCGCCTTCGTTGCGTTGCCGGTCGCGAGCCTCGACCAGGTGGCGCTATCGGCCAAGGTCCGCGAGATCGGCCAGCTGGAAGGCGCAACGTCGCCCCGTCCGGAGGTCGCATGA
- a CDS encoding type IV secretory system conjugative DNA transfer family protein, which yields MTVPALRTYRNIRRGIELGFIDGYPLVYDGTEPVAIDAQAGKGKLTRFLGVNLVSPRTDHLTKIITDTKDGELAWVSWVTLKRQGYRVLFINAGNHHGYPSESYNINTRLLRTAANPALRGIVGEAAYDAASFLVPQDPDSKNRWVSQGVRSFFTLYNKITALYPSERWSCSPGGLWDFWGRPRDEIADDLLLWASDRRMQDEAGMCRLVAGLTSSPDQWNAYASLIIERLQGFQPGMAARILTSRNTFDPANMKRERTALFIIGSARSETSRNFVGAMTAAVIERFADAQGPLRALVVGEEWGQLYVSNFYEILTLYRQGGINFLGVFQNAAAQIATRYGRETARIWKKAVAHTLYRGLPDSDTLKEIEHRSGKTSVMVRGFNVNSNQVNGSGDNLVEQARPLLQVEDVRRATNDETSLLDARDHGFFIVITPPFWMRRELDGHLRDIRQSGKYSSDRIGQDFPT from the coding sequence ATGACCGTCCCGGCCCTTCGCACCTACCGGAATATCCGCCGAGGCATCGAACTTGGATTCATCGACGGATATCCACTCGTCTATGATGGCACCGAGCCGGTCGCGATTGATGCCCAAGCCGGAAAAGGCAAGCTCACCCGCTTTCTGGGCGTAAACCTTGTCTCACCCAGAACCGACCATCTCACCAAAATCATCACCGACACGAAGGATGGCGAACTGGCCTGGGTGTCGTGGGTGACGCTCAAGCGCCAGGGCTACCGCGTCTTGTTCATCAACGCGGGCAATCACCACGGCTACCCATCGGAAAGCTACAACATCAACACGCGTCTCCTGAGGACAGCGGCCAACCCTGCCCTTCGCGGCATAGTCGGCGAAGCGGCTTACGACGCTGCGAGCTTTCTCGTGCCGCAGGACCCGGACTCGAAGAACCGCTGGGTGAGCCAGGGCGTCCGCAGCTTCTTCACGCTCTACAACAAGATCACAGCCCTCTACCCGTCCGAGCGCTGGTCATGCTCGCCCGGCGGCCTGTGGGATTTTTGGGGACGGCCGCGCGACGAGATCGCCGACGACCTGCTGCTCTGGGCGTCAGACCGGCGGATGCAGGACGAAGCCGGTATGTGCCGCTTGGTAGCCGGACTGACGTCCTCGCCCGACCAATGGAATGCCTACGCCTCGCTCATCATCGAGCGGTTGCAAGGCTTCCAGCCAGGAATGGCGGCCCGCATCCTTACGAGCCGGAACACGTTCGATCCCGCCAATATGAAGCGGGAGAGAACCGCTCTCTTCATCATCGGCTCGGCCCGATCCGAGACCAGCCGCAACTTCGTCGGCGCTATGACGGCCGCCGTGATCGAGCGCTTCGCCGATGCGCAAGGCCCCTTGCGGGCGCTCGTCGTCGGCGAGGAATGGGGGCAGCTATACGTCTCGAACTTCTATGAGATCCTGACCCTCTATCGCCAGGGTGGCATCAACTTCCTCGGCGTGTTTCAGAATGCAGCAGCGCAGATCGCGACCCGCTATGGACGCGAGACCGCGCGCATCTGGAAGAAAGCTGTCGCCCATACGCTTTATCGCGGCCTACCGGACAGCGACACGCTGAAGGAAATAGAGCATCGCTCCGGCAAAACATCGGTGATGGTGCGCGGCTTCAACGTGAATTCGAACCAGGTTAACGGCTCTGGCGACAACCTCGTGGAACAGGCGCGCCCCCTGCTTCAAGTCGAAGATGTAAGACGAGCTACCAACGACGAAACATCCTTGCTAGACGCCAGAGATCACGGGTTTTTTATTGTAATTACTCCGCCGTTTTGGATGCGAAGAGAACTCGATGGACATCTTCGCGACATCCGCCAATCCGGCAAATACTCGTCCGATCGAATCGGCCAAGACTTTCCTACATAA
- a CDS encoding ArsR/SmtB family transcription factor: MDERQAVSAFAALGQEHRLRIVRALVTAGPDGLSAGALANEVGVSGTNLSFHVKELSHAGLIQSRREGRSIIYSAAYDPLSSLIQFLMRDCCQGRPEVCAPAVEALAACLCIPDGDTAHA; the protein is encoded by the coding sequence ATGGACGAACGGCAAGCGGTCTCCGCCTTCGCGGCGCTCGGCCAGGAACACCGTCTGCGCATCGTGCGGGCGCTCGTAACCGCTGGGCCGGACGGCTTGTCAGCCGGTGCGCTCGCGAACGAGGTCGGCGTGTCCGGCACCAACCTGTCGTTCCATGTCAAGGAATTGAGCCACGCCGGACTGATCCAGTCTCGCCGGGAAGGCCGCTCGATCATCTACAGCGCCGCCTACGATCCGCTGTCCAGCCTTATCCAATTCCTGATGCGCGATTGCTGCCAAGGACGCCCGGAAGTCTGCGCTCCGGCTGTCGAAGCCCTTGCCGCCTGCCTTTGCATTCCAGATGGAGACACAGCCCATGCCTGA
- a CDS encoding AAA family ATPase, giving the protein MQIAEVAAEVAEEIMARSDLLINLVRSGASGDVNTLKKTVEAIVAEERAKQHNVVADRIEKAYRSVYGSNSPQHASKISHAPSEQVGRARDFITEIVPRRRLDDLIIPDTSAEAIRQLIEEQQRASILRSHSLEPRHSALFVGPPGNGKTSLAEAVAESLAVPFFVVRYEAIIGSFLGETASRMRRVFDYAKTTPCVLFFDEFDAVGKERGDIHETGEIKRVVTSLLMQMDDLPSYVVVIAATNHSELLDRAVWRRFQVRIPLPQPTQKQVASYLTHLSYQSNIHLGISSDQISRALGRISFSEAEQFFLDVARRQVLSDGKFSTSAIAKKQLKIWTQRVRAPEIDKWEEDAGTSST; this is encoded by the coding sequence TTGCAGATCGCAGAGGTCGCCGCCGAGGTGGCGGAGGAAATCATGGCGCGCAGTGACTTGCTGATAAATCTCGTTAGGTCTGGCGCCAGCGGAGACGTAAATACTCTCAAAAAGACCGTCGAGGCTATAGTTGCTGAAGAACGAGCCAAGCAACATAACGTAGTAGCAGACCGTATCGAGAAGGCATATCGCTCAGTGTACGGCTCTAATTCCCCACAGCATGCCTCAAAAATATCGCATGCACCTAGCGAACAGGTGGGACGCGCTCGTGACTTTATAACGGAAATTGTCCCCCGTCGTAGGCTTGACGACTTGATAATTCCTGACACTTCTGCTGAGGCCATCAGACAGCTTATCGAAGAGCAGCAAAGAGCGAGCATTCTCCGCTCCCATTCGCTTGAGCCGCGTCATAGCGCGCTTTTCGTTGGACCTCCCGGCAACGGTAAAACGTCGCTCGCCGAAGCCGTCGCGGAGAGTCTTGCAGTACCATTTTTCGTTGTTCGTTATGAAGCCATTATTGGTAGCTTTCTTGGAGAGACAGCTAGCAGGATGCGGCGCGTCTTCGATTATGCCAAAACGACACCATGCGTGCTCTTTTTTGATGAGTTCGATGCAGTTGGCAAGGAACGTGGCGACATTCATGAAACTGGCGAAATCAAACGCGTCGTCACATCGCTACTTATGCAGATGGACGATTTGCCCAGCTATGTTGTTGTAATCGCGGCAACCAATCACTCGGAGTTGTTGGATAGAGCGGTGTGGCGGCGGTTTCAGGTTAGAATACCCTTGCCACAGCCGACACAAAAACAAGTAGCATCCTATCTCACACACTTAAGCTATCAATCCAACATTCACCTTGGTATTAGCTCAGATCAAATCTCGAGGGCTCTAGGCCGGATAAGTTTCAGTGAAGCTGAGCAGTTCTTTCTAGATGTTGCCCGCAGACAAGTTTTGTCGGATGGCAAATTCTCGACGAGTGCGATTGCGAAGAAACAACTGAAGATATGGACACAGCGGGTACGTGCACCCGAGATAGATAAATGGGAAGAAGATGCCGGAACGTCCTCTACTTAA
- a CDS encoding S8 family peptidase, with the protein MALRNDPTVIAPERAIVFEVAGQLSDFYTQAQALGLEYLGDYEEEIDPSDDFHDRDRPEKVLAGRIYLAMPDARSLRELLGLWNRFRSGQRMPDGRSEWRELFSLLIDVRPWGPQDRVPPETIEYWRETLRDNPNQPVRFEIELWYHEDRNKRDAARTKLEAELAAIGGTIVHNATVSEIRYDALLVDIPAARAEDLINNPAVTLARNDEVMFLRPQSAAKSRKEEPAGEDAPDVGIVETPPLAQPIAALLDGLPIQNHTRLRGRITVDDPEDLDDVYPVSRRAHGTEMASLIVHGDLARDEEPLQRLLFVHPVMRPDAWDSERTPADRLLVDVIHRAVRRMKIGDGDEAPTAPAVVLINLSLGDPWRPFARVMSPLGRLIDFLSFRYRVLFLISAGNILDRIDVPEFQTASDFEQADPEDREKAVLSALNRLKSQRTLFSPAESINSLTIGASHSSHSYGGNLPANLIDPFTSNQLPNIASANGLGFRKAIKPDLLFEGGRTPVRIVASGGGVTIQPVRSPARLFGLKVASPNAAGGTRHEDFAWGTSVATALATRAGHQIYDSLLGLGEASNHNDLSPDYQALALKALLVHGSSWGPKGEMLENFFGPRGTGQHISRRDDIARLFGYGFPDVMRVIDCAENRATLLGTGSIDANGALLYRVPLPAQLNGAPEFRALTTTLAWFSPINSRHQGYRQASLDISSGSEEKYWIVSDRDACQPTDKTIVRGSVFHERRTGDKAAIYIDDGDLLLRVSCRSSAGDLTESVPYALVVSFEVGVGAGIDVYNEVRTRITPQVRAGAIRA; encoded by the coding sequence TTGGCGCTGAGGAACGATCCGACAGTTATCGCTCCAGAGCGGGCAATTGTATTTGAAGTAGCTGGACAGCTATCGGATTTCTACACTCAAGCTCAGGCATTGGGTTTGGAGTATCTAGGCGATTACGAAGAGGAAATCGACCCTTCTGACGATTTCCATGATCGTGACCGCCCTGAAAAGGTGCTAGCGGGCCGAATTTATTTGGCAATGCCCGACGCTCGATCGTTACGAGAACTTCTAGGGCTCTGGAATCGCTTTCGCTCAGGCCAACGGATGCCCGATGGCCGATCTGAGTGGAGAGAGCTATTCTCGCTGTTGATTGATGTTCGCCCCTGGGGCCCGCAAGACCGTGTTCCGCCTGAAACTATCGAGTATTGGCGTGAAACTCTTCGCGACAATCCCAATCAACCTGTGCGATTTGAAATTGAGCTTTGGTATCATGAGGACCGCAACAAGCGCGATGCAGCCAGGACAAAGCTTGAGGCTGAACTCGCGGCTATCGGTGGGACGATTGTACACAACGCTACGGTGTCAGAAATTCGTTATGATGCACTCTTGGTCGACATTCCAGCTGCCCGAGCCGAAGACCTTATCAATAATCCTGCGGTCACGCTTGCTCGCAACGACGAAGTCATGTTTCTCCGCCCACAATCCGCAGCCAAATCTCGGAAAGAAGAACCGGCAGGCGAGGATGCGCCTGACGTTGGTATTGTGGAAACTCCGCCCTTGGCGCAGCCGATAGCTGCGCTGCTAGATGGGTTGCCGATACAAAATCACACGAGGCTGCGAGGGCGCATCACAGTTGATGATCCAGAAGACTTAGACGACGTTTATCCTGTAAGCCGCCGCGCTCATGGTACTGAGATGGCATCCCTGATAGTCCACGGCGATCTCGCCCGGGACGAAGAACCGTTACAAAGGCTTCTGTTCGTGCATCCCGTTATGCGGCCCGATGCCTGGGACTCGGAACGAACGCCAGCCGACCGCCTGCTAGTAGACGTAATTCATCGAGCTGTTAGGCGAATGAAGATTGGTGATGGCGATGAAGCACCTACCGCACCCGCGGTGGTACTAATCAACCTCTCACTAGGGGACCCCTGGCGACCCTTCGCGCGTGTCATGAGTCCTTTGGGGAGGCTTATCGATTTTTTATCCTTTCGCTATCGTGTGCTGTTTCTGATAAGCGCCGGCAATATCCTTGATCGCATAGATGTACCAGAGTTTCAGACTGCTAGCGATTTCGAGCAGGCGGATCCTGAGGACCGAGAGAAGGCAGTTCTATCCGCCCTTAACCGCCTTAAAAGCCAGAGGACTTTATTTTCGCCAGCGGAGTCAATTAATTCGCTGACGATAGGCGCATCGCACTCGAGTCATTCGTACGGCGGGAACTTGCCTGCAAATCTAATCGATCCCTTTACAAGCAACCAACTTCCCAATATCGCCTCCGCGAACGGATTAGGTTTCCGCAAGGCGATTAAGCCTGATTTATTGTTTGAAGGCGGTCGAACCCCAGTCAGAATTGTTGCTTCTGGTGGAGGCGTTACAATCCAGCCTGTGCGCTCACCTGCGCGACTTTTTGGGCTGAAAGTCGCGTCCCCGAATGCTGCAGGCGGAACGCGACATGAGGATTTCGCATGGGGCACGAGCGTAGCGACCGCATTAGCAACAAGAGCTGGCCACCAGATTTACGATAGCTTGTTGGGGCTCGGAGAAGCCTCAAATCACAACGACTTATCGCCAGATTATCAGGCGCTCGCTCTTAAAGCCTTATTAGTGCATGGCTCGTCCTGGGGTCCAAAGGGAGAGATGCTTGAAAATTTTTTCGGCCCTCGTGGTACAGGACAGCATATAAGCCGACGTGACGATATTGCACGACTATTTGGCTACGGTTTTCCAGATGTAATGCGTGTCATCGATTGCGCAGAGAACAGAGCTACGCTGCTTGGGACCGGGTCTATTGATGCGAACGGAGCTCTTCTCTATCGCGTTCCGTTACCGGCTCAACTTAACGGTGCTCCCGAGTTCCGAGCACTTACAACAACACTAGCATGGTTTTCGCCTATCAACTCCCGTCATCAAGGCTATCGACAGGCCTCTTTAGACATCAGCTCGGGGAGTGAAGAAAAATATTGGATAGTTTCGGATCGTGATGCCTGCCAGCCGACGGACAAAACTATCGTCCGGGGAAGTGTTTTTCATGAGCGCAGAACGGGTGACAAGGCGGCCATCTATATTGATGACGGAGATCTATTACTGAGAGTTTCCTGTAGGTCGTCGGCCGGAGATCTTACGGAATCAGTCCCTTACGCGCTCGTAGTAAGTTTTGAGGTCGGGGTTGGAGCTGGAATCGACGTCTACAATGAAGTCCGCACTCGCATTACTCCACAGGTTCGAGCTGGTGCTATCCGCGCTTAA